taaaaataccataaATTATAGAccacgtttaaaaaatattaactaaaaaaaaaaatgtctaaaacatacatttatttgatgatgaaagtcccacatcgactaatttagggaatgatcatgggtttataatcaagcaaaaccacgagagcttatgttcaaagtggacaatatcatactattgagcaaaaccatgagaacttatgctcaaagtggacaaatcatatcattgtgtTGTGGAGAGTttcatgaaagcttatgctcaaagtggacaaatcataccattgtgttgtggaaagtcgtgttcatctCACGTNGTTCAATCTCACGTAGTATCAGAGTTATAGTTATTGTGggccctaaaaaaaaaaaagaggccCACCACTTTGGGCTGCCTGGCTTGTAGTCTAAGCCTACAGCGTTGCCCACAACCACCAGTGAAGATATTAGGTGGTGTAGTACAACAGTACTGTCGCTCTCATTTAAcctcattaattttttaatttttaattttgaatttttccaccaactaatttaagaattatattagaaaatttggagttttatttatttatttatttatcttttaaataaaataaagttttacccgaaacttcaaattaaattttaataattaaaagtgttaattttaaaattttcaaaaaataaatataaaaatatcactaatttttaaaattttaattttgaattattccATCAACCAATTTAcgaattatattataaaatttggagttttatttatttatttatttatcttttaaataaaataaaatttcacccgaaacttcaaattaaaatttaataattaaaagtgttaattttaaaattttcaaaaaataaatataaaaatatctatttattatacatattaaatttaaaattttaaacgttAAGCTGCTATAACTAAATTaccgaaaaaaagaaaagtataaaTTGGTGGGACGGaataaattttccatttaaatttacaaaattaatttttttatttttttttatttttttatttatttttttttctctctctctctctctctctctctctaacgaGAGGATCCCACCAGAAGAGTAACAGAGCCATCTCACCCTCAAGCTTGACCTGCAAAGCTGCCGTCCCTTTTCCGCCACCTTTTCCTTCTCAACCACCAAGCCACACCCACCCTTTCTAGGGCACATATACTCCCTCTTCCATGGAGCATCCTCCTCCCTCGCCGCTGCCGGAGCCCTTATACGGTGCCGCCGCCGAAATGGACCTCCAACTTCCCATCGCTGATGACTCCTCCGCCGTTCTCTGGGACTTGGGGGATCTCCTTGACTTCGCTGGTGATGATCAGTTTTCTCTCCCTTTGGAACATGACAATCTGCCCTCCGACTCCTCTCATCCACTCGAGATTCCATCCGAGACTCTCCCTTCGAATTCTGACCGGATTCGGAAGCGTGACCCGAGGTTGACTTGCCCCAATTTCTTGGCCGGGCGGGTGCCTTGTGCTTGTCCTGAGATTGATGCGATGCTTGAGGAGGAAGCCGCCGCGTCTGGGAAGAAGCGGGCTAGGACGGCGCGTGTTGCGGCTGGAACTGTTCGGTGTCAGGTGTTCGGGTGTGAGGTCGATATTAGCGAGCTTAAAGGTTATCATAGAAGGCATAGGGTTTGTCTTCGATGCGCGAATGCTACTGCTGTTGCGATAGATGGAGAGACTAAAAGATATTGCCAGCAGTGTGGCAAGTAAGTTGCGTCTGTGGAGCTTGTGTTTCGATATCTTCtgtttttttcattcattttcaagTTAATTACGTTTCTTTAATCGCTGCTTACTTATCGGTTATTGTTGATTTTTCACCTTGTTCAAGTGCTGATGCTGCTAGTTTGTGATCTATCGATGGTTTTCGATGGTAGTGCGCCTCTTTTACTTCTCTTCGTTATATCAAATCTTGTCACTTGATCTAGCATTTTAAACTGAATGTTCCTACTTCAACAGCATTGTATGATCTTTAAATTGTTTCCTCAATAATGGAAGTGCTTATGTATTGAATTAATCCTAAATGCTGAGTGCGTGGTTTCCATATTTTTCCCCTTCTGGTGCATCGCATGTTTATGTCGAAATACCAGAATTTTCAAGACCCAGAACAATGAAGGAGAAATTTATTTGCTAATGTTTCTTGTTTACTTCCAATTGCTTGGCAGGTTTCATCTTTTATCTGATTTTGATGAAGGCAAGCGGAGTTGTCGAAGAAAATTGGAGCGTCACAACAATCGACGACGTAGGAAGCCAGCTGATTCCACAGTTGCTATGGAAAGTGATCGAGCAGGCATGCATCTTGAAGATGTTTCTTGCGATGGCGATGCAGGGAAAGGTAATAATCTGAAGCAGCTGAAGCAGCAGAGTTATGAATCTTATGATTGCTGTATCATTGGATTTCTCACTGGCATGTTTTCTTGCAGATGATATTGTTTCCAATAACCAAACTGTTCAAAAGGAGGTGGTGCATTTGGAGTCTGAAGATGGGATGGTTACCCCCACTGTATGTTCAGCTCCCGACCTGCAGAGCAATATTGAGAGCGGGTTAACTTTTATGGCAATGGGTGAAGCTCAAGTGGATGGAGGAAAAGATAATTTCAAATCTCTTGCTTCATCCTACTGCGACAATAAAAGCACATATTCATCAATGGTgatgatttaaagattttCCCCCTCTCtattttctgtttattttgGGACGTAAGATGATTCCAAATCACTTTGTTACAGTGTCCAACAGGCCGAATATCATTCAAGCTTTATGATTGGAATCCTGCAGAGTTCCCTAGAAGACTTCGGCTCCAAGTATTTTAATCTCTACAGTTTAGTACTTAATGAAGAataattttgttcatcaaaGGTATTAGAATTTGgttaatttgaattcaaaccCGTTGCAGATATTTGAATGGTTGGCTAATATGCCTGTTGAGTTGGAGGGATATATTCGGCCTGGTTGCGTAATTCTGACTGCATTTGTTGCAATGCCAAAGTTTATGTGGATAAAGGTGATTttgagtttatattttcaaatataccTTTGCTTGTTATAAGTTGGTAGCATTTTTGCTTTCCTATATTCTGATGGCTGCAATTATCAGTTTAATATCAAGCATCTTTCTCTTTAAGGATAGCTGATTAATCATATCCTGTAACAGCTTCCGCATGTCTGCCCCTACTCATAATTACGTTGTCTTTAACTGGAAGCCTTGCCCTCATGGCTCCATGCTTTCTTTCAAAGAATTATCTGAAAGCTAGTCTCTGAATTTTCTTAAACTATATCAAACTACTGGCAGTTACTTGAAGATCCTACGACACACGTGCACAATTTTGTAGTTGCACGTGGAAGACCGCTTTGGGGGAGGGGCAGCTTGCTTGTTTATTTGAACAACATGATTTTTTGCGCAGTGGAAGGTGTGTCCACAATTcatcattttacttttttattcatCATGAATAAGAGCATGTTTCATCACTAGTGTACTCTATATCTtcaaaaaataagattcctacAAGGCTTTGATTTTGTCTCATCACTAGAGATTTGAGTCATCTTAGAAATTactttttgaataaatagattattgaattttcttgcaggttttatttattaatattttcctgAGGATTTTTCGTTTAATTGTACAGGGGGTAGTGTAATGAAAATTGAGATGGATATGGAGGCTCCAAGACTTCACTATGTACATCCTACATGCTTTGAGGCTGGAAAACCCATGGAGTTTGTTGCTTGTGGAAGTCATTTGCAACAACCAAAATTTAGGTATTACAATAATAGAATTATACTcacttcatattttatttgacCCCCAAAAAAGATCCTCTACGTGATTCTCCGGTcatatctaaattattatcaatatCACGAGGTTTTCGGTAGCTACTAACTCACTTCTTCTTGGTTATTTGGAATTTTGGTTTTACTTTACTGTCCCTtaaattttcctttcattattCCTGTAATATGCTCATGGATTATCTATCCATTTACACttctatattcttttatcaagTTGCAAGTTTTGTTTCTATAAATGACTTTCGATgtctatatttttcttcttaatggTGTTGCTTACCTAAATTTTAGTACACTTTTGAATGCCTCAAGGGGAGTGGCAGCCTCTTTGGTCCAAGTCTCGAGGATTTTGCGTCCAAATGATTCTTCCgttaaacttaaaagaaaaaactcttTGAAGTCTGGATTAATTCCTAATCCGTTGGAGTGGAGTGAGGTCCAAATACATCAATTTTCCGTATGGGTGTTATTGGTTTGGTTCGGCTTGGTTTGAGTGCCAAAccacaaaaaatatttagaaaaagcATAACTGCGCTAAATGGTAGAATACTACGTAATCAAACCGCCCCATATTGCTTAACTGACAGTTTAATCAGTTTGGTCTAGCAGTGAGAAATTGCATGCTTGTATGTATGGCTGgaaggaatttaaatattttgtgtaCTGTGGAGTTTCTATGTTCAATTGTATCTCTATTCATGCCGAAGAAAAGGGTCCATGACCTGCAcaataaaattcattatataTGCTGAAGAAAGTACTTATGCTCACAGGTCACTTGTATCTTTTGATGGCAAGTATCTGGCACACGTTCAATCTTTTGTTATTCCCCATTGTCAAAAAGAAGGTGATACTAAGCAGAGCAACCACCAAGTGTTCAAGATATGCATACCTCACACTGAACATGATCTTTTTGGCCCTGCATTTGTTGAGGTATGTCTATGTTTTCCATCTCATGTCCTTTGATTCATTAGTCTCATCTTCCCCTGCCATCCTCCCCAGGCATAAAATCAGACGGAAACAAGGTTTAAGAAacaattatcaaaatatattttcatggGATAAATGTTTTCTGAGCAATTTTTAAACTAACATCTTAACACTGCCTAAAGTTTGTCTCTTATGGGCACACatgcgagagagagagagagaaggagagagagaaggagagagagagaaggagagagagagagagagagagagagagagaggactATGAGGTGGGATTCCACTAAGAAGGAAATATTGGTTTTGTCTCGTCTTCTAATATGTTTATTCTTGCATTCCACTCATAAACTTTCTGTAAACACACTGTGTAGGTGGAGAATCAGTCAGGCTTGTCAAATTTTATTCCTATACTCATCGGGGATAGTGAAACTTGTTCTGAAATGAAAACTATACAGGAGCGGCTTGATATGTCTCTGCCTGTGGAAGCTACTGGTTCATCATACAAATATTGCGAACATTCCTCATTGAGACAAAAAGTATATTCAGAACTCGTGACGGACATATCTTGGTTGCTTAAGAAGCCTTCATCGGAGCCTCTGCAGCGTATTATGAATTCGTCACAGATTCATAGATTCACAcgtttgttgaaatttttgatATCCATCGACTCAACTGTCATTTTAGGGAGAGTCTTAGAACATCTTAAGATTGTCATGGGAAATGTAGAATCAAATGTGGCAGCTAATGGTTTCAGTTACCCCGATTTAAGGTATTTTGAGAAGTATTTGGATTATGCAACAGTTGTTCTTCAACTGAATCTTCGAAGGGACCGGGTTTCTCAAAGCTTCtccaagaacaaattggcttcaGTTGATCCTGGGACTGGACTGGTAAgaatttttctatattttctgcagggttaaattttttcaagATACGAGTAATTTAGGTATTTTGACTCGagttttgtattcttttagaaactcttctttcttgagaaaaaaaattacttgtgacaaaattttataacagTCCCCTACCACCTTAAGCACCCTGGAAGATTTGAGCTATCGAATACCTCCTAGAACAGTAGTAGAATCCTATTGTGAAGCTTGAAACATGGCCtgtaaaatatttgtttctaGGGAGCTGGTTGACTGTAACATTCATCATGGATTTTCATAGGAATGGCTCGGTTATATCTCTTCTGTTTGTTTTTACCTGCAGAAAATGGAGTCCGAAGAAAGTGACCATTTTCGAGCAGCGTCTGGTTCTACTTCCACCAGTAGTGTGGAAACACGACCCCTTTTGAACGAAAAGCTCCGGGAGAAGATCATGGTtcaagaaaattcaagaaagtCATGTGGTCTTCTCTTCTCAGGGACTGTTTTTAGGCGCCAGACTGCTCTATTTGCAATCACCTTCGCTGCAGTTTGTTTAGGAATATGTGCAGCTTTAGTTCATTCTCACAAGGTTGGCGAGTTTGCTGTTTCAATCCGCAGGTGCGTAATGAATACTTGAAAAAACAGTCTGCTTTGATCCATCATTTGTTCTGCTGAAAATTAGTTCAAGAACTGCCAATCTGTGGCCGGCGAGGGTGAAATGAATGTTACTAGAACTTGGTTTTACTGCCAAGCCAAGAGGGTCACCATTACCTACATAGCTTTTTTGTGTTTAGAGAAAAAAGCCTCTGGATCATTATGTTGTTTGATGCTGATTATTATCGTCCTACTCGGGTTCGGCCGATAGGAATTTCCCGTTAACAAGGTGGAGTTCAAAATTCGGTTCGGGTCACACAGGATGTCGGATTCCTAACATTAGTGCAGTTGCATCACCAGTGtattgtaataattttcaCAGCTAATAATGAATTTCTCATTCCTATGATctcaatgaaatgaaaagagcAATATTATCATCTCAAGTAAATCTAAGAATTTCTGACCATTTAAGGTGAATCTACACGGATACTTCCCGTCACTCCCGGACCTATCTCAGAGTCAATTAACCTATGACCTATCTTGGATTAAGCTCATCTAGCTTGAACCTAATTGAAACATAGAGACATGGATTAAGCTCATCTAGCTTGAACCTAATTGAAACATAGAGACATTGATCACTCAACCTGAACTCTTGCATTTGGTTCTAAAAAACATGGACCATCAACATacaaccaaaatcaaaacatcaatccCTCGTCTTGAACcaagaaataaaacataggTACACCATGTACGGTGACTATGGTAGCTAATTACCCgatcatataataaatttatattataacatGTCAATTAATATCCTTACCTTAGTTTACAAGCACAAATCTATACAATCTCCTCTTGGTAAATGGTAAATTCTAAGTAAGCTAAATCTATTAAATTCTAGCTTTATATAAGGGATCGAGCAGACCAAACTGGTTTAATTGAACCGGACCGACAGGTTTAACTTTACATACCACCAAACCGGACCGGATTTCACATAGACCGAACCGGTCAATCCTCACAGCCCTCCTCGCGATTCATGACTAGATTCCCGCGATGGCACGCGTTCTTCGGCTGTTGAGGAACTGCAACCTCGACGACGTTCGACCACACAGTGCGGTGGCAGCCACTTCCTAGGGTTCCTACACAGCGCAATGGCGGAAAAGGCAAGGCAACGATGAGACTAGAATGACGAAGAAGAACCTATCAAAGAGGTTTGAACTTACCGACAATGTTGATTACGACGATGAACCACCTCGACTGCGCCCGGGAGTGAAGCAGGCGAGCGGCGGGAATCGAAATGTCTTCACTCTATTTGTAGCTGATTTGTAAACGNaaaaaaaaaaaaaaaaaaaaaaggacatcCAATCTTCTCTTCGCCATCGTTTGCTGTCAAGACTCTTTACACTTGAAGCAATTATACATCGATTACAAGCATGTGGTAAGAAATTGCCTATTAATTTGCATAGAGGACTTCAATTCCTCCTattcttcataatttttgtttggttaattTCTCTTGTACGCAATATATTATACCGATTCAGAACCTTTGGATTTCTTATGAAAATCGACTGTTATTTTCTGTCATAACAGCGCATTGTTCTGCTGGAGGAAACTTTGTTGGGGGAAATTCTTGGTGCCGTAGTTCTGGCTGAAGGTCTGATTGAGCCAGCTCTTGAATCCAAGCCTGTAGAAATCTTTGCGGATAGTGATGAATCTCAAGATGGCCAAACTGTCATCTATGAACCGAACAGCCTACTTTGATCTATTTGCAAAGCGGGTAAGTGATAAGATACAATCTCAATCTCAATCTGCAGTGGTTAAAAGCTTTAACGACCAAAAAGGAATGTGGAATAAACAAACTGCAAAACCACGCCTGTCATTATTGCCATTGGTCATGTGTTTGCTGATATTCATCAAACTTTTGGGGCATTTGAATGAGAAAAGTGTGCATTTCGTGGGTCATAGAAAGCAACACAACAATAAATCTAGATTATCAACCGCCCAAATCTACCATGAccaatattgtccgctttaaagcatttgttaggaagagatttacacacctttttaaagaatgttttgttctcctctcgaaccaagtgggatctcatagtccacccccttggggtcCAGCATcattgctggcacaccgcccgatgtctgagATACCATTGTAACAACAAGTCcacgctagtagatattgtccactttgacctgttacgcATTGCCattagcctcatggttttaaaacacgtccactaaggagaggtttctacacccttgtaagaaatgatttgttcccttctccaagagacgtaggatctcacatattaTTCGATGCCTGCCTACTTAGTCCATAGTTTGCATTACTTCATTCCAAACAGAGTGAAAGTCcaagaaaattcaaactaGACCCAGAAATGTGATCAGTATGTTTTGATTAGCAGAAAACAAAGGGAACAAAGACATAAAGAGAATATTTGCCTCTTTGAAAGCACCCAGAAATCTTCTAGGACTCCATACATAACAAATAGTTAAGCTCAAAGACACAGAAAAGTCGAAAATTCAGCTGTAGAAAGCAATGATGTTCTGAGTGAAAAGGGAAAAGGCTTTGAATTTGTACAAGCACAAGTAACAGTCAATTTGAGAATctaaagaagaacaagagaaaggaGACTCCAcaagaacaaatgaaaatcTTGGCTCATGGATTTTTTCAGTTTAAGACCCCAAGTCCATTGGAATGGACCCTCCAGCATTCAAAATCCGTTTTTCGAGCTGCAGTAAACGAAGTTTCGAGTCAATTTATCCGTTTTTGTTCGAGAAACCGAACGGTGTAAAGATGAGATGACAAGAAGAAATGGCTTAAGTATCAGAGAGCTCTACTACTCACAGCAAATAGGTAACTGAGCTTCTCTTTAACACAATAGAATTCTTGCTGTACTTGTTGCAGGCATCTTAAACACCTGCAGCAAACAACAGTTTACTGATTGAGAAGAACACTTTTGAATGATCAAtcaaatagtgaaaataactCACCCTTCTGCACTCTGTTGGTCGCAGACATTCCGGAAGGCAATGCAGGCGTTTTTCACTCTAAGTGCACCTATGCTACATTGCCCACAGAGGAgtcaaaaacaacaaacacaACAACACAAGGTCAGCATTTTCTCCATGACTTTTAGATTTGATATGCATCATGAATATCCTATCTTGATTTCCATGGTTAAAAACGGTTTCAAATGATTGGTCTTGCACAACAGTCCATAAAGTCCTTTTGAGTCAATaactgtaacagcctaagtccaccgctagtagatattgtcctctttgagttttctctttctggtttcctctcaaggttttttaaacgtgtctactagggagaggtttctacaccatTGTAAAGAagttgtaacagctcaagcccaccgctagcagatattatcttctttgggtttttcccttccgggctttccctcaaggttttaaaatgcgtccacTAGGGGGAAGTTTCCACATACTTATAAGATATGCTTCGTTGGAACTCCcagttttgttctcctccccaatcgatatgagatctcacaataacaTATGGGAGTGAGAGATTCCACTCTTTGACCTCTTATTCAAGGATAGTGTATTTTCAAATTGGCATACAAAAATGTTCTTCAAATTGTAAAAAGATGTAGAAATGTTCTTATCAGTCATATCCATTCATagggagagagaaggaaaatagaGTACCTGGAGCTGCTGCCCTTAAGCTGATGCACATGATCATCAATCTTTTTGAAGTCCACACTTGGCTGTGATCtaacaaaaaacaaaccaaaaacacACAAGAAACATAAAACGATTCATCCAAAGATCTGCACAAATCAATGATCGATGAAACTTGATACTGattcaagaaagagaaagagagagagagagagagagagagataaaacaaaattccaagAGAAACAGCCAAAGAGGGGCTGAGTGAGTCCTTACAAAGCAAGGCTGAGTTTATTGAGAAGCTCCTCGGTATCTTCAAAGAAAAGAGTCACCACTTCAGAAACAAAAGTTGGATTACTCTCATCTTGTAGTTGCAAAAGCTGCAAATACTGACCATCCAGAGTCCCCTTTTCCaaacaaaacccacaaaaaacagaacaaaaataagattcatacacaaaacaaaacaaaacccagTTCAGATTTTGAGTTTTACCTCACCCAGCCATGATTTTATATACTGAACCCACTGTCTCTGCATCGATCCCACCTCCATTTTTACGCACTAAAGCTTCTTTTAACAACCCAAATAGGAACAACACGATCCAGAAAACCTGTTCTTCGATCACAGATCTTGGGAATGAAACTGAAAATCAGGGTTTTGGTGAAGAATCGAGACACTAAGAGTGGGTTATTCGGCGACGGCCTCAGCACGAGGAGGCGAagcagcttttttttttttttcagactGGATTTGAGGATCGTTCGTCTTACAGGATCAAAGCTCCCACCTTCTGCTTgtcgttttctttttcgttgattttaaatttatatggtTCTCCGAATTTCATTGGCCACtctttaatttatgttatcaatgttcttttttcatttatagaaaattttgtttgttttaattcattgagttttaaaaataatctataTACTGCctgtaaatatatttatatattttcctcCCTCCTTCAGGATAGCTAATAAATGAAAcgtttcatttaaaaatatttttattaaaaaagtcCTANgccctttttttttttttttttttttagtttataaaaaaatttcactttTAATCTACTTGGTTCGAGATTATCTCTTTtagaaaaaagtattttaattataagtCGAAAAGTTGGTCAATGTTATCCTTAATGACTAATTCGACTATAGTTCAcacatttttatcttttataagAGATATGTTTGAATATTAATTACGTGTAATTGTGTcgtaattttttctttaatgctaatataaaaaatacttatttaaattatttatttttatttagtctgCTAGGcaaacacgactcttcacaatggtatgatattgtccactttgaacataagctctcatggcttttgCTCTAGGCTTCCCAAAAGGACTCACTCTAATggagagaaattttttattataaactcatgatcatttcctaaattagctgacgtgggacttttatcatca
This portion of the Cucurbita pepo subsp. pepo cultivar mu-cu-16 chromosome LG08, ASM280686v2, whole genome shotgun sequence genome encodes:
- the LOC111800342 gene encoding squamosa promoter-binding-like protein 7; translation: MEHPPPSPLPEPLYGAAAEMDLQLPIADDSSAVLWDLGDLLDFAGDDQFSLPLEHDNLPSDSSHPLEIPSETLPSNSDRIRKRDPRLTCPNFLAGRVPCACPEIDAMLEEEAAASGKKRARTARVAAGTVRCQVFGCEVDISELKGYHRRHRVCLRCANATAVAIDGETKRYCQQCGKFHLLSDFDEGKRSCRRKLERHNNRRRRKPADSTVAMESDRAGMHLEDVSCDGDAGKDDIVSNNQTVQKEVVHLESEDGMVTPTVCSAPDLQSNIESGLTFMAMGEAQVDGGKDNFKSLASSYCDNKSTYSSMCPTGRISFKLYDWNPAEFPRRLRLQIFEWLANMPVELEGYIRPGCVILTAFVAMPKFMWIKLLEDPTTHVHNFVVARGRPLWGRGSLLVYLNNMIFCAVEGGSVMKIEMDMEAPRLHYVHPTCFEAGKPMEFVACGSHLQQPKFRSLVSFDGKYLAHVQSFVIPHCQKEGDTKQSNHQVFKICIPHTEHDLFGPAFVEVENQSGLSNFIPILIGDSETCSEMKTIQERLDMSLPVEATGSSYKYCEHSSLRQKVYSELVTDISWLLKKPSSEPLQRIMNSSQIHRFTRLLKFLISIDSTVILGRVLEHLKIVMGNVESNVAANGFSYPDLRYFEKYLDYATVVLQLNLRRDRVSQSFSKNKLASVDPGTGLKMESEESDHFRAASGSTSTSSVETRPLLNEKLREKIMVQENSRKSCGLLFSGTVFRRQTALFAITFAAVCLGICAALVHSHKVGEFAVSIRRCVMNT
- the LOC111801122 gene encoding histidine-containing phosphotransfer protein 1-like, whose product is MEVGSMQRQWVQYIKSWLGEGTLDGQYLQLLQLQDESNPTFVSEVVTLFFEDTEELLNKLSLALSQPSVDFKKIDDHVHQLKGSSSSIGALRVKNACIAFRNVCDQQSAEGCLRCLQQVQQEFYCVKEKLSYLFALEKRILNAGGSIPMDLGS